The genomic DNA TTTCTCTGGTGCAAACGTCTTGCCGCTGCGCCGGGCGCTTGGTGACCCGGAGCCGGTGCGTGACATGGAAAAGTTCGTTGATAAGCTTGGCGGTGTCGGGCGGACGCTCGAGGAGGCCCGCTTGCCGCCGGGATTCAATTATGTGTACTGGGGGCTATCGCTCAGGGTGCTGATGGCTATGCAGCGCCGGCCGGGCGATAGTGCCGATGATTTTCCCCGTATCAGCAATGCCGATCAGGTGGAGCACACCGCCGGCATCTTTGGTGAGTATTACTTTGCGCCGCTGCGCGACATCGCCGAGTATATCGATTACGCCGACGCGCAGCCGGAGCGGGCGGAGGAGGCGCTGGGGCGCGTGACACCACCCTGGGAGGTGGCTCTGCTCGATGACCGGATCCGCGGCGGCTACAGCGGCCAGCAGTTCGTGTCCGGTATGGTGTCGCATATCCTGGGGCGGGATCTGCCAGGCAGCCTGTACGCGTCGGAAGCCGGAGAGGCATACTACGCCGACTATTCGCACGAGGTGAATGACCTGATCGCCATCACCACCAACAGCCTGGCGCCGGAACTGATTCCCGGCCATCCGGTGGTGCGGCGGCGGCAGATCACGCCGGTCGTCATGGCGATCGCCGGCATGCGCGAGGTGGCCTGGCAGCGCAGCCAGCGGCTGAAGGCTATACCGTCCGAAGATGAGCGCGAGGCCGAACTGGCAGCCTACGACCTGGGTGCCGCCCGCATCAACCGGGGAATCGCCAGGTTCGGGCGCCGGGCACTTGATGTGCTGGCGACTACGGAGCGGCTGGGAAGCGCCGACGGCATGCAGGCGGCCGCCTGATGCCACCTCTATGATACTTCGATGGCAATTCTGTCAATAAAAGTCGCGTCCCGGCTATTCCCTATCGTGCTTATAGTTGTATAATGGACGCATGCAAAAAAGTAACGCCGCCTCCAAACTTCACAAAAAATTATTCTCTAACAACAAATCAAAAGCCTTCCTGGTGTCAGCCGTGGTCTTCCTTAGTCTGGCAGGCATCATCCTGGCCGTGCAGGCTGCCGGCCCGGCCGTGGCCTCCGAGGCCGAAGACGGCGAGGTGACGCGCGAAGAAATGATCATTGCTGACGCGACCGCTTCACAGAGCAGCGCCATCCTCTTTGGTGACGCGCCGGCTGGCGGCGATGACGGGGGCGACGACGACGGCGGCGATGACGGCGGTACTGACAATCCCGGCAACCCGAATGCTTCGGTGCCGAATGACATCATCGACCTGACGATGTGGAAGGTGACGCTGCCGATTGCCGGTGATGGTGACGGTCCGCTGGAAATCAAGCAGCCGGAACTGGCCACCTACTCGCTCGACCCATACTTCAAGGTAAACGACGCCAAGAACGCCATTGTCTTCCGGGCCGTCCATGGCGGCAACACTACACAGAACTCAAAGAACCCACGGAGCGAGCTGCGCGAGATGAACGCCGACGGTTCTGACGAAGCCTCCTGGTCTACCTCGTCCGGTACGCACATCATGGAGGTAAAGACCAAGGTGACGCACCTGACGACCGTCAAGCCGCATGTAGTCATCGCACAGATTCACGGTGGCGGTGACGACCTGACCGTCTTCCGCCTTGAAGGCAAATCATTGTGGATTACTGATGGTGACAATACCCATGGCTACCTCGTCAAGGACAACTACGAGCTGGGCACGCCGATCAGCGTTAAGTTTGAGGCGGGCGGCGGCAAGGTGCTCTACTATGTGGATGGGCAGAAGGTAGATTATGAGTTATCGGCGAATGCTGACGGGTGTTACTTCAAGGCGGGGAATTACTTGCAGTCGAATCCGACTTCGGCGCCGGATGAGCAGGATGGGGCGTATTCCGAGGTTGAGCTGTCGGATGTCAAGGTGACGCACAGCTAGTTGCTGACGCAGAACTCTGCCACTCATCATAGTGCACGGCTACTGAAGCGCACTGCACCGGGGCACTTTCTAAAGGGACTTCCACTGGAAGTCCCTTTAGGCGTTAGGCTGAAATCGGTATAGACCGATTTCACATACCCGGAGCAGTACACTTCAGTAGCCGTGCCCGCGTCATCCGGGCCGGTGCTGCGACCACACTAGCATGTGGTTGGTGGCGGTTTCCTGCGACATCCGTCTCGGTTCGCAGCTCAACGGCGCATGGACTCCCGTGTATCGTAGCGCTGCGTTTCCTGAAAACCCCTGTGTCGGGGTATGTGAAATCGGTCTATACCGATTTCAGCCTAACGCTTTAAAAGACTTCCAGTGGAAGTCTTTTAAAAAAGTGCCCCCGGCACAGGGGTTTTCAGGAAACGCGTATGCCGCGATACACTAATTAGCCCTAAAGTCACTCGACTGCGTGCCGAGCCGATACACGACACAGGAAAACGCCGCCGAACACTGCGCCACCTTGCCGCATTGACCATCACCTTTATCGACAGTGGCATCAATATACGCAAAATACTCCTTAGCATTAGAAATCTGCAAATTCACCCCACCATCCACATCCGTACACGGATCTGTATTGCTATCCGCATCATTGTCATAGCGCATCTGCCCGATGCTCCGCGCCGGCAGCTCATTCATATTGAGAAAGTTGCGCAGGTCGAGAGTAGAGGGTGCGCCGGCACCACTCAGCAGGTAATCAAAACGGATGTTGTCGGTCAGAGAAGGATAGGTGGCGTTTGGAAAGCCCAGCTGGTTTTCGGTCTGCCAGGTGGACCAGCTCTGCTTGACGTGCCAGTTCAAAAAAGCGCCCTCGGCTGTTCGGAACGAGGTGACGACATCGGCGGCTTTGGCGCGGCGGCTGGCCTCCTGGCTCCCCCATGCCACAAATACAGTAAGGATGGCCATAACGACAATCACCACAGCGATTTCGACCACCGTGAAGCCGTCGCGTCGCTTGGCCCTGATTCGTTTCATAACCATAAGTGTAATGGCCTCAA from Candidatus Saccharibacteria bacterium includes the following:
- a CDS encoding polysaccharide lyase family 7 protein, which encodes MQKSNAASKLHKKLFSNNKSKAFLVSAVVFLSLAGIILAVQAAGPAVASEAEDGEVTREEMIIADATASQSSAILFGDAPAGGDDGGDDDGGDDGGTDNPGNPNASVPNDIIDLTMWKVTLPIAGDGDGPLEIKQPELATYSLDPYFKVNDAKNAIVFRAVHGGNTTQNSKNPRSELREMNADGSDEASWSTSSGTHIMEVKTKVTHLTTVKPHVVIAQIHGGGDDLTVFRLEGKSLWITDGDNTHGYLVKDNYELGTPISVKFEAGGGKVLYYVDGQKVDYELSANADGCYFKAGNYLQSNPTSAPDEQDGAYSEVELSDVKVTHS
- a CDS encoding prepilin-type N-terminal cleavage/methylation domain-containing protein, translated to MKRIRAKRRDGFTVVEIAVVIVVMAILTVFVAWGSQEASRRAKAADVVTSFRTAEGAFLNWHVKQSWSTWQTENQLGFPNATYPSLTDNIRFDYLLSGAGAPSTLDLRNFLNMNELPARSIGQMRYDNDADSNTDPCTDVDGGVNLQISNAKEYFAYIDATVDKGDGQCGKVAQCSAAFSCVVYRLGTQSSDFRAN